The Manihot esculenta cultivar AM560-2 chromosome 11, M.esculenta_v8, whole genome shotgun sequence genome includes a region encoding these proteins:
- the LOC110626368 gene encoding receptor like protein 21-like codes for MWAPLSLKALYLYDNKLSGSLSKQSLCGLKDLQLLDLSFNEFGGTLPQCLGNLTSLTFLHLSENQLTGYLPSFWPPKLQYLDLSHNHLDGIFSVNYSSLEVIGLSGNKITFENGWIPSFQLRALIMQDCGLESIPEFLFHQFKLEVLDLSHNKLKGRFPYWLLQNNGGLEILDLKNNSFNGQLEIGTNMLPSIQYLNLAANHFEGDLLFSAGDDCKLIALDLSHNNFSGEVPERLLSNCISLSYLRLSHNNFHGQIALFNLTRIADLELHDNQFEGTLSSLFTNFSHQSYGPEVLHLSNNRLHGEIPHWMSNFTGLGYLNLRHNFFQGQISCQLLSTGIEYLDLSYNSFSGLLPSCSNENSLRQINLQGNRFSGSIPEAWVNISTLNLLDVSDNELSGTIFNKSGENLSGLRVLLLRGNHFNGFIPNWLCQLNNVSLLDLSRNSFSGSIPHCLYNLSFGGEGEGHPYDPPFSDILFAWGIGYGGSSKTLLDNTDIFYGEIDEESEFVTKYRADTYKNKALNYMSGLDLSNNNLTGEIPYELGALCQIHALNLSHNQLIGSIPRSFANLSQIESLDLSYNILSGQIPVELINLNFLEAFSVAHNNLSGRIPDMKGQFSTFESKSYEGNPFLCGTQVRRKCHDDNDEPSPSQMESPQEASGKWYEIDREIFLASFSVTFIMFFLSVIIILYVNPYWQQKLIYHTRQHLFSCYYFLYDNLVKLFV; via the exons ATGTGGGCTCCACTTTCTCTGAAAGcattatatttatatgataaTAAACTCAGTGGCTCTTTATCAAAGCAAA GTTTGTGTGGTTTAAAAGATCTTCAACTTTTAGATCTCAGCTTTAATGAATTTGGAGGCACTCTTCCTCAATGCCTTGGCAATTTGACATCTCTCACATTCCTACATCTGTCTGAAAACCAACTAACAGGATATCTTCCTTCATTTTGGCCACCTAAGCTCCAATATCTTGATCTTAGTCATAATCATCTCGATGGCATATTCTCTGTCAATTATTCTAGCCTTGAGGTGATTGGATTAAGTGGCAACAAAATTACATTTGAGAATGGTTGGATTCCATCATTTCAGTTAAGGGCTCTTATAATGCAAGATTGTGGTCTCGAAAGTATTCCTGAGTTTTTGTTTCACCAATTCAAATTGGAAGTACTTGACCTTTCTCACAACAAACTAAAAGGAAGATTTCCTTATTGGTTACTTCAAAACAATGGAGGACTTGAGATCCTAGATCTAAAGAATAATTCTTTCAATGGCCAGCTTGAAATTGGGACAAATATGCTTCCGAGCATACAATATCTTAATTTAGCCGCAAACCATTTTGAAGGTGATCTTCTTTTTTCTGCTGGGGATGATTGTAAATTGATCGCTTTAGATTTGTCTCATAACAATTTTTCAGGGGAAGTTCCAGAGAGACTGCTTTCAAATTGCATTTCCTTGAGCTATTTGAggttatctcataataattttCATGGTCAGATAGCATTATTTAATTTGACTCGAATTGCTGATTTGGAATTGCATGACAACCAATTCGAAGGAACCCTATCAAGTTTATTCACCAATTTTAGTCATCAAAGTTATGGCCCAGAGGTGTTACATTTGAGCAACAATCGATTGCACGGTGAGATTCCACACTGGATGAGTAACTTCACAGGATTGGGATATCTCAATTTGcgtcataatttttttcaaggTCAGATTTCATGCCAACTTCTTTCAACAGGAATAGAATATCTAGACCTTTCTTATAATTCTTTTTCTGGGTTGTTACCTTCTTGCTCCAATGAAAATTCTTTGcgacaaataaatttgcaaggTAATAGATTCAGTGGTTCAATACCTGAAGCTTGGGTTAATATTTCAACACTGAACTTATTAGACGTAAGCGACAACGAATTGTCGGGCACCATTTTTAATAAATCTGGTGAGAATTTAAGTGGTTTACGAGTTCTTTTATTACGAGGAAATCATTTCAATGGCTTCATTCCAAATTGGTTGTGTCAGCTGAATAATGTCAGCTTATTGGATCTCTCAAGGAACTCCTTTTCTGGGTCTATACCCCATTGCTTATATAATCTCTCATTTGGAGGGGAAGGAGAAGGACATCCCTATGATCCTCCATTCAGCGACATACTTTTTGCATGGGGGATAGGATATGGGGGTAGCAGTAAAACTCTCTTGGATAACACAGATATTTTTTATGGCGAGATTGATGAAGAAAGTGAGTTTGTTACAAAATATAGAGCCGACACATATAAGAATAAGGCTCTTAACTATATGTCTGGATTAGATTTGTCAAATAATAACTTAACGGGTGAAATCCCATATGAACTTGGAGCGCTATGTCAAATTCATGCATTAAACCTATCACACAATCAATTGATAGGATCTATTCCGAGATCTTTTGCAAATTTGTCCCAAATAGAAAGTTTGGATCTCTCCTATAACATTTTAAGCGGACAAATTCCAGTAGAATTGATCAATCTGAACTTTCTAGAGGCATTTAGCGTGGCCCACAATAATTTATCAGGCAGAATTCCAGACATGAAAGGACAGTTCAGTACATTTGAGAGTAAAAGTTATGAAGGGAACCCATTTCTTTGCGGAACTCAAGTGAGAAGAAAATGCCACGATGATAATGATGAACCATCTCCATCACAAATGGAGTCACCACAAGAAGCAAGTGGGAAATGGTATGAAATTGATCGCGAGATTTTCCTTGCAAGTTTTTCAGTAACTTTTATAATGTTCTTTTTGTCTGTCATCATCATTTTATATGTCAATCCTTATTGGCAACAGAAATTGATCTATCATACTAGACAACATCTATTttcatgttattattttttgtatgaTAATTTAGTGAAGTTATTTGTCTAA